In a single window of the Halobaculum lipolyticum genome:
- the ileS gene encoding isoleucine--tRNA ligase, translated as MDDSDISDQYTPEAVEAAVSERWDETDAYEVTKEAHADDPSFFFVDGPPYTTGQMHLGTAWNKTLKDTVIRRLRMEGHDVTDRPGYDMHGLPIETKVEQELGFETKRDIEEFGMENFIEECREFAVRNRENMDEDFQSIGAWMDWDDPYQTIEPEYMESAWWALSQVHERGLVEQGKRSISQCPRCETAIANNEVEYEDIESPSIYVKFPLSDREGSLVIWTTTPWTIPANTFVAVGADLTYQQVEATRDGETETLFLAESTVEDALRRGRYDDFEVVDEFGGEELVGWTYDHPLAEEVPEHPSFEGAGQVYTADYVEADRTGLVHSAPGHGQEDFERGSELGLEAFCPVGGDGVYTDLAGKYAGEFVRDANDDIIADLDGKGHLLASETHEHSYGHCWRCDTPIVFLATDQWFIRITEIKDELLDNIDDAEWHPHSAREGRFRNFVEEAPDWNVSRQRYWGIPLPIWVPEDADQYDAEDLIVIGTREELAERVDQDVDPDAIDLHRPSVDDLTITAGDTTYERVPDVFDVWFDSSVASLGTIGYPGDETDFEELWPADLVIEAHDQTRGWFWSQLGMGTAALGESPYSEVLMHGFTTMGDGSKMSKSKGNIVEPEEAIDAAGRDPLRCYLLSHEQQEKNLAFEWDGLHEMQSTLNILWNVFRFPLPYMRLDGYDPAEPDVHAADLDVVDEWVLSRLQTVKAEMDDAWDDYEVDDALNALLEFVTTDVSRFYVKAIRERMWEDEDSASKQAAYDTMATVLGEVTRLLAPYAPYLAERMYQHLDGAATTVHQLSTPAVDADLRDEQLETDMAVLRDVEEAAANARQRAERKLRWPVTRVVVESDDAAVRESVGNLRDLLGERVNSRAVEVVDSYGELVEVAEPEMSKLGPAFGGDAQEVMGAIQGSTRAELASSGRLAVEVDGETYDLDDGMVTFHSQAPEGVVSAEFDGGTVYVDTELTEDVESEGYARDVVRRIQEMRKELDLDVDERIRVSVDVGDDRVAGFVDEHREYVAEETRADGFVDDADFDLLEEWTVEGVAVTIGVARVESEPPADD; from the coding sequence ATGGACGACAGCGACATCTCGGACCAGTACACGCCGGAGGCGGTGGAGGCCGCCGTCTCCGAGCGCTGGGACGAGACCGACGCCTACGAGGTGACGAAGGAGGCCCACGCCGACGACCCCTCGTTCTTCTTCGTCGACGGCCCGCCGTACACGACGGGGCAGATGCACCTGGGGACGGCGTGGAACAAGACCCTCAAGGACACCGTCATCCGCCGGCTCCGGATGGAGGGCCACGACGTCACCGACCGCCCGGGGTACGACATGCACGGCCTCCCCATCGAGACGAAAGTCGAGCAGGAGCTCGGCTTCGAGACCAAACGCGACATCGAGGAGTTCGGCATGGAGAACTTCATCGAGGAGTGTCGGGAGTTCGCCGTCCGCAACCGCGAGAACATGGACGAGGACTTCCAGTCCATCGGCGCCTGGATGGACTGGGACGACCCGTACCAGACCATCGAACCGGAGTACATGGAGTCGGCGTGGTGGGCGCTCTCGCAGGTCCACGAGCGCGGCCTCGTCGAGCAGGGCAAACGCTCCATCTCCCAGTGCCCCCGCTGTGAGACGGCCATCGCCAACAACGAAGTCGAGTACGAGGACATCGAGTCGCCCTCTATCTACGTGAAGTTCCCCCTCTCCGACCGCGAGGGGAGCCTCGTCATCTGGACGACGACCCCGTGGACCATCCCCGCGAACACGTTCGTCGCCGTCGGCGCCGACCTCACCTACCAACAGGTCGAGGCGACGCGGGACGGCGAGACGGAGACGCTGTTCCTCGCGGAGTCGACGGTGGAGGACGCTCTGCGGCGCGGCCGCTACGACGACTTCGAGGTCGTCGACGAGTTCGGCGGCGAGGAGTTGGTCGGCTGGACGTACGACCACCCGCTGGCCGAGGAGGTGCCCGAGCACCCGAGCTTCGAGGGCGCCGGCCAGGTGTACACCGCCGACTACGTCGAGGCCGACCGCACGGGGCTCGTCCACTCCGCGCCCGGCCACGGGCAGGAGGACTTCGAGCGCGGATCGGAACTCGGACTGGAGGCGTTCTGCCCCGTCGGCGGCGACGGCGTCTACACCGACCTCGCCGGGAAGTACGCCGGCGAGTTCGTCCGCGACGCCAACGACGACATCATCGCGGACCTCGACGGGAAGGGACACCTGCTCGCGAGCGAGACCCACGAGCACAGCTACGGCCACTGCTGGCGGTGTGACACGCCCATCGTGTTCCTCGCGACCGACCAGTGGTTCATCCGGATCACCGAGATCAAAGACGAGTTGCTCGACAACATCGACGACGCCGAGTGGCACCCCCACTCCGCCCGCGAGGGTCGCTTCCGCAACTTCGTCGAGGAGGCGCCCGACTGGAACGTCTCCCGCCAGCGCTACTGGGGCATCCCGCTCCCCATCTGGGTGCCCGAGGACGCCGACCAGTACGACGCGGAGGACCTGATCGTGATCGGGACGCGCGAGGAACTCGCCGAGCGCGTCGACCAGGACGTCGACCCCGACGCCATCGACCTCCACCGGCCCTCCGTCGACGACCTGACCATCACCGCCGGCGACACGACGTACGAGCGCGTGCCGGACGTGTTCGACGTCTGGTTCGACTCGTCGGTCGCGAGTCTCGGCACCATCGGCTACCCCGGCGACGAGACCGACTTCGAGGAGCTGTGGCCCGCCGACCTCGTCATCGAGGCGCACGACCAGACCCGTGGCTGGTTCTGGTCGCAACTCGGCATGGGCACCGCCGCGCTCGGCGAGTCGCCGTACAGCGAGGTGCTGATGCACGGCTTCACGACGATGGGCGACGGCTCGAAGATGTCCAAGTCGAAGGGGAACATCGTCGAACCCGAGGAGGCCATCGACGCCGCCGGGCGCGACCCGCTCCGGTGTTACCTGCTCAGCCACGAGCAGCAGGAGAAGAACCTCGCGTTCGAGTGGGACGGGCTCCACGAGATGCAGTCGACGCTCAACATCCTGTGGAACGTGTTCCGCTTCCCGCTGCCGTACATGCGCCTCGACGGCTACGACCCCGCCGAGCCGGACGTCCACGCCGCCGACCTCGACGTGGTCGACGAGTGGGTGCTGTCGCGGCTCCAGACCGTGAAAGCGGAGATGGACGACGCGTGGGACGACTACGAGGTCGACGACGCGCTGAACGCGCTGCTCGAGTTCGTGACGACGGACGTGTCGCGCTTCTACGTGAAGGCCATCCGCGAGCGGATGTGGGAGGACGAGGACAGCGCCTCCAAGCAGGCCGCCTACGACACGATGGCGACCGTCCTCGGCGAGGTGACGCGGCTGCTCGCACCGTACGCGCCGTACCTCGCCGAGCGGATGTACCAGCACCTGGACGGCGCGGCGACGACGGTCCACCAACTGTCGACGCCCGCGGTCGACGCCGACCTCCGCGACGAGCAGTTGGAGACGGACATGGCGGTCCTGCGCGACGTGGAGGAGGCCGCCGCGAACGCCCGCCAGCGCGCCGAGCGCAAGCTCCGGTGGCCCGTCACGCGGGTCGTCGTCGAGAGCGACGACGCGGCCGTACGCGAGTCGGTCGGCAACCTCCGCGACCTGCTCGGCGAGCGCGTGAACAGCCGCGCGGTCGAGGTCGTCGACTCCTACGGCGAACTCGTCGAGGTCGCCGAGCCGGAGATGTCGAAGCTGGGACCGGCGTTCGGCGGCGACGCGCAGGAGGTCATGGGAGCCATCCAAGGGTCCACCCGCGCGGAGTTGGCGTCCAGCGGTCGCCTCGCGGTCGAGGTCGACGGCGAGACGTACGACCTCGACGACGGGATGGTCACGTTCCACTCGCAGGCGCCCGAGGGCGTCGTCAGCGCGGAGTTCGACGGCGGCACCGTGTACGTCGACACCGAACTGACCGAGGACGTGGAGTCCGAGGGGTACGCCCGCGACGTGGTCCGGCGTATCCAGGAGATGCGCAAGGAGCTGGATCTAGACGTGGACGAGCGCATCCGCGTCTCCGTCGACGTGGGCGACGACCGCGTCGCCGGCTTCGTCGACGAGCACCGCGAGTACGTCGCCGAGGAGACGCGGGCGGACGGGTTCGTCGACGACGCCGACTTCGACCTCCTCGAGGAGTGGACCGTCGAGGGCGTCGCCGTCACCATCGGCGTCGCGCGGGTGGAGAGCGAGCCGCCGGCCGACGACTGA
- a CDS encoding DUF7500 family protein, producing MSDADDSEAPAEDRGGDGPTRDVVRVDGADGADESDGDDGGDDGPPVGRDGVMDPEDLDIRDRDEVDETDDGRYVISTGGGRDDLPDTRSSPAADPAASETAQPPAATASASASATPPDATPERSETAAADAGDAGDEPDPLAAVAAELGTLSSSHGFALAVAAGGETDTLRVASADATDTLATALRWYARRVNPGEPPEETIRTLLADSDLDLDAA from the coding sequence ATGAGCGACGCCGACGACTCGGAGGCGCCCGCCGAGGACCGCGGCGGCGACGGGCCGACACGCGACGTGGTCCGCGTCGACGGCGCCGACGGGGCCGACGAGTCCGACGGGGACGACGGGGGGGACGACGGACCGCCGGTCGGTCGCGACGGAGTGATGGACCCCGAGGACCTCGACATCCGCGACCGCGACGAGGTCGACGAGACCGACGACGGCCGCTACGTCATCTCCACCGGCGGCGGCCGCGACGACCTCCCCGACACGCGGTCGTCGCCGGCGGCGGATCCGGCGGCGAGCGAGACCGCCCAGCCGCCGGCCGCCACGGCGTCCGCGTCCGCCTCGGCGACGCCGCCCGACGCGACGCCCGAGCGTTCGGAGACCGCCGCCGCCGACGCGGGCGACGCGGGCGACGAGCCGGACCCGCTCGCGGCGGTCGCCGCCGAACTCGGTACGCTGTCGTCGTCGCACGGGTTCGCGCTCGCGGTCGCCGCCGGCGGCGAGACCGACACGCTCCGGGTCGCCTCGGCCGACGCGACGGACACGCTGGCGACGGCGCTGCGGTGGTACGCGCGCCGCGTCAACCCCGGCGAGCCGCCCGAGGAGACGATCCGGACGCTCCTGGCCGACTCGGATCTGGACCTCGACGCCGCGTGA
- a CDS encoding AAA family ATPase, with protein sequence MSDDDGLALTVRGAAKRDAGRGIARLSDATMSRLGVLSGETVVIAGDRETAAKVWPAGADAGDGELLVDGETRANAGAKIGTQVRVRAERVGEADAVTLTAPTALDDVDIDADTLARAAKRDLDGRPVSAGEQVRLAHLGGNVFVVRETRPEGPVKVHDGTRVTVRRSGDGGRAENSGGTAAGSGGGSGPNTATSGTGASVDLPTRDRRAGGPDAGGESGTSGAGGSGGPSAGTAAPAPPAGGVTYEDIGGLDEELDLVRETIELPLSEPEVFARLGIDPPKGVLLHGPPGTGKTLIAKAVANEVDATFISVSGPEITSKYKGESEEKLREIFADADESAPSIIFFDEIDSIAGQREDGGDMENRIVGQLLSLMDGLDAREDVIVIGATNRVDSIDPALRRGGRFDREIEIGVPGEAGRREILEVHTRRMPLADDVDVDRLAARTYGFVGADIDSLTTEAALTALRRARHEDSEVDLATVEVTRADFESALAAVEPSAMREYVAEQPDTTFDDVGGLAEAKKTLERAVEWPLAYAPLFDAAGADPPTGVLLYGPPGTGKTLLARAIAGESEVNFIEVAGPELLDRYVGESEKAVREVFERARQAAPSIVFFDEIDAIAVDRDGMGGDSSGVGERVVSQLLTELDRASANPNLAVIAATNRRDALDDALVRPGRLESHVEVPLPDVDGRRKILAVHTERTPFADDVDLDHVAEHTEGYSGAELTAVVREATMRAVERVADEFGEEANDHADALSVTAADFEAALKRVTPPETTD encoded by the coding sequence ATGAGCGACGACGACGGTCTGGCGCTGACGGTCCGCGGCGCCGCCAAGCGCGACGCCGGGCGCGGCATCGCGCGGCTCTCCGACGCGACGATGAGCAGGCTCGGGGTCCTCTCGGGCGAGACGGTCGTGATCGCGGGCGACCGCGAGACCGCCGCCAAAGTGTGGCCCGCCGGCGCCGATGCCGGCGACGGCGAACTGCTCGTCGACGGGGAGACGCGCGCCAACGCCGGCGCGAAGATCGGGACGCAGGTCCGTGTCCGCGCGGAACGCGTCGGCGAGGCCGACGCCGTCACGCTGACGGCGCCGACGGCGCTGGACGACGTCGACATCGACGCCGACACGCTCGCCCGGGCGGCCAAACGCGACCTCGACGGCCGGCCGGTCAGCGCCGGCGAGCAGGTCCGGCTCGCCCACCTCGGCGGCAACGTGTTCGTCGTGCGCGAGACGCGGCCCGAGGGTCCCGTCAAGGTCCACGACGGGACGCGCGTGACCGTGCGCCGGTCCGGCGACGGCGGACGCGCCGAGAACTCGGGCGGCACCGCCGCGGGATCGGGCGGCGGATCCGGTCCCAACACCGCCACGTCCGGCACGGGCGCGTCCGTCGACCTCCCGACCCGCGACCGTCGCGCCGGCGGACCCGACGCCGGGGGCGAATCGGGCACGAGCGGCGCGGGCGGATCCGGGGGACCGAGCGCCGGGACCGCGGCGCCGGCGCCGCCCGCCGGCGGCGTCACCTACGAGGACATCGGCGGACTGGACGAGGAACTCGACCTCGTGCGCGAGACGATCGAACTCCCGCTGTCGGAGCCGGAGGTGTTCGCCCGCCTCGGCATCGACCCGCCGAAGGGCGTGCTCCTCCACGGGCCGCCCGGGACGGGGAAGACGCTGATCGCGAAGGCCGTCGCCAACGAGGTCGACGCGACGTTCATCTCGGTGTCCGGCCCGGAGATCACCTCGAAGTACAAAGGCGAGAGCGAGGAGAAACTGCGGGAGATCTTCGCGGACGCCGACGAGTCGGCGCCGTCGATCATCTTCTTCGACGAGATCGACTCCATCGCCGGCCAGCGCGAGGACGGCGGCGACATGGAAAATCGGATCGTGGGCCAACTGCTGTCGCTGATGGACGGACTCGACGCCCGCGAGGACGTGATCGTCATCGGCGCGACCAACCGCGTCGACTCCATCGACCCGGCGCTGCGCCGCGGCGGCCGCTTCGACCGCGAGATCGAGATCGGGGTGCCGGGCGAGGCGGGACGCCGGGAGATCCTGGAGGTCCACACCCGCCGGATGCCGCTGGCCGACGACGTCGACGTCGACCGGCTGGCCGCCCGGACGTACGGCTTCGTCGGCGCCGACATCGACTCGCTGACGACCGAGGCGGCGCTGACCGCGTTGCGCCGGGCGCGCCACGAGGACAGCGAGGTGGACCTCGCGACGGTGGAGGTGACCCGTGCGGACTTCGAGTCGGCGCTGGCGGCGGTCGAGCCGTCGGCGATGCGCGAGTACGTCGCCGAACAGCCCGACACCACCTTCGACGACGTGGGCGGGCTGGCCGAGGCGAAGAAGACGCTGGAGCGGGCCGTGGAGTGGCCGCTGGCGTACGCGCCGCTGTTCGACGCCGCCGGGGCGGACCCGCCGACGGGCGTGCTGCTGTACGGGCCGCCGGGCACCGGGAAGACGTTGCTCGCGCGCGCCATCGCGGGCGAGTCGGAGGTGAACTTCATCGAGGTCGCCGGCCCGGAACTGCTCGACCGCTACGTCGGCGAGTCCGAGAAGGCCGTCCGCGAGGTGTTCGAGCGCGCCCGCCAAGCCGCCCCCAGCATCGTCTTCTTCGACGAGATCGACGCCATCGCCGTCGACCGCGACGGGATGGGCGGCGACTCCTCGGGCGTCGGCGAGCGCGTCGTCTCCCAACTGCTGACGGAACTGGACCGCGCGAGCGCCAACCCGAACCTCGCGGTGATCGCCGCGACGAACCGCCGCGACGCGCTCGACGACGCGCTCGTCCGGCCCGGGCGGCTGGAGAGCCACGTCGAGGTGCCGCTGCCCGACGTCGACGGCCGCCGGAAGATCCTCGCGGTCCACACCGAGCGGACGCCGTTCGCCGACGACGTGGACCTCGACCACGTCGCAGAGCACACGGAGGGGTACTCGGGGGCGGAGTTGACGGCGGTCGTGCGCGAGGCGACGATGCGGGCGGTCGAGCGCGTCGCCGACGAGTTCGGCGAGGAGGCGAACGACCACGCCGACGCGCTGTCGGTGACGGCCGCCGACTTCGAGGCGGCGCTAAAGCGGGTCACGCCGCCGGAGACGACCGACTGA
- a CDS encoding class I SAM-dependent methyltransferase produces the protein MTGTDDADPFGRAIRDFHRGEQAAPLWCVDGDERLEHPIERFYVAERDAGVYETLDRDGLDTPLLDLGSGAGRDVLRFQQRYDGEVVGLDSSAHLVATMRDRGVDCAVEGDMFSLCESFERDRFRGVYAQGTQLGLARPPHRLREFLADLAFVTSDDAVAVVDNYDPETETFRSLLGARPDPTPGMGYRVMHFEYEGDVGDTLLFRPFTPDVLREACVGSAWTVEEVRYSNEHHYEAVLRKD, from the coding sequence GTGACCGGGACCGACGACGCCGACCCGTTCGGCCGTGCCATCCGCGACTTCCACCGCGGCGAGCAGGCGGCGCCGCTGTGGTGCGTCGACGGCGACGAGCGACTGGAGCACCCCATCGAGCGGTTCTACGTCGCCGAGCGCGACGCCGGGGTGTACGAGACGCTCGACCGCGACGGTCTCGACACGCCACTCCTCGACCTCGGCTCGGGCGCGGGGCGCGACGTGTTGCGCTTTCAACAGCGGTACGACGGCGAAGTCGTGGGACTGGACTCCTCCGCCCACCTCGTCGCGACGATGCGTGACCGCGGCGTCGACTGCGCCGTCGAGGGCGACATGTTCAGCTTGTGTGAGTCGTTCGAGCGTGACCGCTTCCGCGGCGTGTACGCCCAGGGGACCCAGTTGGGTCTCGCCCGCCCGCCGCACCGTCTCCGCGAGTTCCTCGCCGACCTCGCGTTCGTGACGAGCGACGACGCCGTCGCGGTGGTGGACAACTACGACCCCGAGACGGAGACGTTCAGATCCCTCCTCGGCGCTCGTCCCGACCCGACGCCCGGCATGGGCTACCGGGTGATGCACTTCGAGTACGAGGGCGACGTGGGCGACACACTGCTGTTCCGGCCGTTCACGCCGGACGTGCTCCGCGAGGCGTGTGTCGGGTCGGCGTGGACGGTCGAGGAGGTTCGGTACTCGAACGAACACCACTACGAAGCCGTGTTGCGCAAGGATTAG
- a CDS encoding DUF7522 family protein: protein MPQLLPDEAAERLVSTCRTTVGDNARSVTFFSRTDHEQLYLRDDLEQDADLMAFIGTERQDFAMASDGYSGTELGKYRYTLRVFENGYAIRVDGRDKGVLVTCDGMALRDFNHLASAVGSTLEEWEGED from the coding sequence ATGCCCCAACTGCTGCCCGACGAGGCCGCCGAGCGACTCGTCAGCACCTGCCGAACGACCGTCGGCGACAACGCGCGCTCGGTGACGTTCTTCTCGCGCACCGACCACGAGCAGTTGTACCTCCGCGACGACTTGGAGCAGGACGCCGACCTGATGGCGTTCATCGGCACCGAGCGCCAGGACTTCGCGATGGCGAGCGACGGCTACTCGGGCACCGAGTTGGGGAAGTACCGCTACACCCTCCGCGTGTTCGAGAACGGCTACGCCATCCGCGTCGACGGCCGCGACAAGGGCGTGCTCGTCACCTGCGACGGGATGGCGCTGCGCGACTTCAACCACCTCGCGAGCGCCGTGGGGTCGACGCTGGAGGAGTGGGAGGGCGAGGACTGA
- a CDS encoding YqjF family protein — protein sequence MVLPLEMGWRHLLFENWPVDPDVMDAHLPDGLAPDTYDGSAWLSVVPFTNVAVRPKGVPESLGIRLPELNVRTYVVRDGVPSVYFFSLDAQGVASVAGARVFHHLPYFYARISLASDGAGGVRFRSRRLHPGARPARYEATYRPTGEPFRAPDDPLAAFLVERYRFYTEAQDGSMRYTDVDHEPWTLFPAEAEVETNTLVRSHGFAEPDAEPVYHYSPGLDVVTSRSKRL from the coding sequence ATGGTCCTCCCGCTGGAGATGGGCTGGCGACACCTCCTGTTCGAGAACTGGCCCGTCGACCCCGACGTGATGGACGCGCACCTCCCGGACGGGCTGGCGCCGGACACCTACGACGGGTCGGCGTGGCTCTCGGTCGTCCCGTTCACGAACGTCGCCGTCCGCCCGAAGGGCGTCCCGGAGTCGCTCGGGATCCGGCTCCCGGAGCTGAACGTCCGGACGTACGTCGTCCGCGACGGCGTCCCGAGCGTCTACTTCTTCAGCCTCGACGCGCAGGGCGTCGCCAGCGTCGCCGGCGCGCGCGTGTTCCACCACCTCCCGTACTTCTACGCGCGCATCTCGCTGGCGTCCGACGGCGCGGGCGGCGTCCGGTTCCGGAGCCGCCGGCTCCACCCGGGCGCCCGACCGGCGCGCTACGAGGCGACGTACCGGCCGACCGGCGAGCCGTTCCGCGCGCCCGACGACCCGCTCGCGGCGTTCCTCGTCGAGCGGTACCGCTTCTACACCGAGGCGCAGGACGGCTCGATGCGCTACACCGACGTCGACCACGAACCGTGGACGCTGTTCCCCGCCGAGGCCGAGGTGGAGACGAACACGCTCGTGCGGTCCCACGGCTTCGCGGAGCCGGACGCCGAGCCGGTGTACCACTACAGCCCGGGGCTGGACGTGGTGACGTCCCGGAGCAAACGGCTGTAG